One Flagellimonas sp. CMM7 genomic region harbors:
- a CDS encoding FAD-binding protein yields MARTTKLSLNEWDTLHNNGPWKLKTLYKTKLEASSLMPSDIDRYNDAAQEIQRLLTETKNKSEGFRAYGSAWSMSNIAHQKDRMHFNAHMNTYFSFKDQDLHALSRYAAENLFLFQCGNIIKEVSEKLEGHGKSLKTTGASNGQTIAGCISTGVHGSAVNVGSVQDYVVGLNLIIGPNPGDIVYLERHTKPALNDVFAQKLRSRVIRNDGLFNAALVGLGSFGFIHGVVIEAQNLFLLKRYVKKIKKETALELAEKLNFKSFKEIPEEVNSSGEANTPYHYKVFVNQYREDKDKDYVVEFMYKKPFKLNYPDPFPVIKKSIYRDLVNVAVEIGSRVPSTIPLFINALKKSILPKVDETSMGTLAETFWDAPYQGPAFAISFGVDHTDSKEALKILSKVSIDEGPMPGIFAMRFIKKSDATLSFARFPTTCMIEIDGVLWNEKKKLGTLKDLSRKMIEALQLHGIAFTLHWGKNADWNFPGLVDHMYGQDAVNWRKYRCALLSEDMQKLFLNDFLKETMLSKKETILAPDLIKSLL; encoded by the coding sequence ATGGCTAGAACAACAAAACTTTCACTAAACGAATGGGACACATTACATAACAATGGTCCATGGAAACTAAAGACCCTTTATAAGACAAAATTGGAAGCATCCAGTTTAATGCCTTCAGATATTGATAGGTATAATGATGCAGCACAGGAAATCCAGCGATTATTAACAGAAACTAAAAACAAAAGCGAAGGTTTTAGGGCGTATGGTTCGGCGTGGTCTATGTCAAATATTGCCCATCAAAAGGACCGAATGCATTTTAATGCCCACATGAACACCTATTTCTCCTTTAAAGATCAAGACCTACATGCGTTATCCCGGTATGCAGCTGAGAATCTGTTTTTATTTCAATGCGGGAACATTATTAAGGAGGTATCCGAAAAGTTGGAAGGTCATGGGAAATCCCTAAAGACTACTGGGGCAAGTAATGGGCAGACCATTGCTGGATGCATTTCCACAGGAGTTCACGGATCGGCGGTCAATGTGGGTTCTGTTCAAGATTATGTTGTCGGACTTAATCTCATTATAGGACCAAACCCAGGTGATATTGTGTATTTGGAAAGACACACAAAACCGGCACTCAATGACGTTTTTGCACAAAAACTACGTTCACGGGTTATTCGCAATGATGGATTGTTCAACGCAGCACTGGTAGGTCTGGGTTCCTTTGGTTTTATCCATGGAGTGGTGATTGAGGCTCAAAACCTTTTTCTTCTTAAACGTTATGTAAAGAAAATCAAGAAGGAAACCGCTTTAGAATTGGCAGAAAAACTCAATTTTAAGAGTTTTAAGGAAATACCTGAGGAAGTAAACAGTAGTGGTGAAGCCAACACCCCATATCATTATAAGGTATTTGTCAATCAATACAGGGAGGATAAGGATAAAGATTATGTGGTAGAATTCATGTATAAAAAACCATTTAAATTGAATTATCCAGATCCCTTTCCGGTCATTAAAAAATCGATCTACCGCGACCTTGTTAATGTGGCTGTTGAAATCGGCTCAAGAGTACCTTCAACCATTCCCTTGTTTATCAATGCACTTAAAAAATCTATTCTTCCAAAAGTGGATGAAACCTCTATGGGAACCTTAGCCGAAACCTTTTGGGATGCACCTTATCAGGGTCCAGCTTTTGCAATCTCTTTTGGTGTAGATCATACTGATTCCAAGGAAGCGTTGAAAATACTTTCCAAGGTAAGTATAGATGAAGGCCCTATGCCTGGAATTTTTGCGATGCGCTTTATTAAAAAATCGGATGCCACCTTATCTTTTGCCCGTTTCCCAACAACCTGTATGATAGAGATTGATGGGGTTCTCTGGAACGAAAAGAAAAAGTTGGGAACTCTAAAAGATTTATCACGAAAAATGATTGAAGCTCTACAACTGCATGGCATAGCATTCACCTTGCATTGGGGTAAAAATGCGGATTGGAACTTTCCGGGATTGGTGGACCATATGTATGGACAAGATGCTGTAAACTGGCGAAAGTACCGTTGTGCGCTACTTTCAGAAGATATGCAAAAACTCTTTTTGAACGATTTCCTAAAAGAGACCATGCTAAGCAAAAAGGAAACCATCTTGGCCCCAGACCTTATAAAATCACTTTTATAA
- a CDS encoding D-Ala-D-Ala carboxypeptidase family metallohydrolase, producing the protein MQLTKNFYKIEFESRDGAKMPDHVLQNIKELADNLQKVRDILAEAININSGYRSEAHNKIVGGVKNSQHLLGKAADVSMKNYTSKELAVIFEDLILNSVIKEGGLGLYNGFVHYDIRGTRARWNLSTKYKDFYK; encoded by the coding sequence ATGCAACTTACCAAAAACTTTTATAAGATTGAATTTGAGAGTCGTGATGGGGCCAAGATGCCGGACCATGTGCTCCAGAATATAAAGGAACTTGCCGATAATCTTCAAAAGGTAAGGGATATATTGGCAGAAGCCATAAACATAAACAGTGGCTATAGAAGTGAAGCTCATAACAAAATTGTTGGTGGGGTGAAGAACTCACAGCATTTGTTGGGAAAAGCCGCTGATGTTTCCATGAAGAACTATACCTCTAAAGAACTTGCAGTTATTTTCGAAGATTTGATTTTAAATAGCGTTATAAAAGAAGGAGGACTGGGGCTTTACAATGGCTTTGTCCATTATGATATTAGGGGTACGCGTGCCCGTTGGAATCTTTCAACCAAGTATAAGGATTTCTATAAGTAA
- a CDS encoding TonB-dependent receptor domain-containing protein: MQKPMVTKGQNSLNQRKIMMNQFILIVCSFFISISFYGQKGTIAGTVLDKDSQEPIPYANVVIKSNDEITTGGITNEQGNFTINEISFGSYDVEVQFIGYKTLILPISVSKSIRRVNLGGLFIEEDAVALEAVEVSVERSTIEQKIDRKVINVGKDLTTVGASASDIMGNIPSVSINQDGDISLRGNENVRVLIDGKPTNISARELLQQIPSTSIKTIELITNPTAKYNPEGMSGIINITLKKNTNLGFNGSINSGFTYGERARYNNSLSLNYRAGKTNFYGSYGNRLGKSTTDGSVTRTVENTNQLTKSYTENNSHLFKMGLDYFINDKNTLSIYTNQNLFETIIDGSRAIRFFDNPSANFIRMDITNNDNVNATYNADFKHTFAKEGHSIELEVDYNTLESDKEYDFSFTGNSLIDDYEEFIEDTRANTTINLDYVNPLSSNATLEIGLETRLRRTDNSYDTGNPNFNNSIFSYDRNIYSLYATFSQKINKWQYNLGLRLEDYSVDSKFNEVGEAEFNFTDNLFNIYPSGFLKYAPDEEQKNTYQLSFSKRIDRPSLNQINPIRQINTPQIIITGNPALVPQFTNSIELNYSRKLTKGSFTVGGFYRRINDEINRRGFFDEVDPNLLIVDYDNFDSNNAYGFEFSSNYRPTNWWSINGSFDVYSRTQKGFIENESVQVSNTLLNAKLNNSFKATKDLTFQLFTFFSGKQKILQYELKENFFMNAGARYNIAKGKGTLSLNFNDIFRTQRFAFETYRTIIQEGEFKRDSRSVYLGLAYRFGSGKNKGLKRKKRDKNVKADKFL; this comes from the coding sequence ATGCAAAAACCAATGGTTACCAAGGGGCAAAATTCACTTAATCAAAGAAAAATAATGATGAACCAGTTTATATTGATCGTTTGTAGTTTCTTCATTTCTATATCCTTTTACGGACAAAAGGGAACTATTGCAGGAACAGTATTGGATAAGGATTCGCAAGAACCAATACCCTATGCCAATGTGGTCATAAAATCTAACGATGAAATTACTACTGGAGGCATTACGAATGAACAGGGAAATTTTACAATTAATGAAATATCCTTTGGAAGTTATGATGTTGAAGTTCAATTTATAGGGTACAAAACCTTAATTCTTCCTATTTCAGTTAGTAAATCAATCCGAAGAGTCAATTTGGGAGGGCTATTTATTGAAGAAGATGCAGTAGCTCTTGAGGCGGTAGAAGTATCTGTAGAGCGTTCTACAATTGAACAGAAAATTGATAGAAAGGTCATCAATGTAGGTAAAGATTTAACCACGGTTGGGGCCTCAGCTAGTGATATAATGGGAAACATTCCTTCAGTAAGCATTAATCAAGATGGGGATATTTCGCTTCGTGGAAATGAAAATGTTCGTGTTCTAATAGATGGTAAGCCTACCAATATTAGTGCTCGAGAGCTCTTGCAACAGATACCATCAACATCAATTAAAACTATTGAATTGATTACAAACCCCACTGCCAAATATAACCCTGAGGGTATGAGTGGGATCATCAACATCACCTTAAAAAAGAATACCAATTTGGGCTTTAATGGATCTATAAATTCGGGGTTCACCTACGGGGAACGCGCTAGATATAACAACTCGCTTAGTTTAAACTATAGGGCTGGAAAAACTAATTTTTACGGGAGTTATGGTAATAGACTGGGTAAAAGCACAACAGATGGCAGTGTAACCAGAACAGTGGAAAATACCAATCAACTTACAAAGAGTTACACGGAAAATAACTCGCATCTATTCAAAATGGGATTGGATTACTTCATCAATGATAAAAATACGTTATCTATCTACACCAATCAAAACCTATTTGAAACTATAATAGATGGTAGCAGAGCAATTCGTTTTTTTGATAACCCTTCTGCAAATTTTATACGAATGGATATCACAAATAATGATAATGTCAATGCGACCTATAATGCTGATTTTAAACACACTTTTGCCAAAGAAGGGCATAGTATTGAATTGGAAGTAGATTACAATACTCTGGAAAGCGATAAGGAGTATGATTTTAGCTTTACTGGAAATAGTCTTATAGACGATTATGAGGAATTCATTGAAGACACTAGAGCAAATACCACGATAAATTTGGATTATGTAAATCCACTTTCATCAAATGCCACTTTAGAAATAGGTCTGGAAACCCGTTTGCGGCGCACCGATAATTCCTATGACACAGGCAATCCAAATTTTAACAACTCGATCTTTTCATACGATAGAAATATCTATTCTTTGTATGCCACTTTTAGTCAAAAAATAAATAAGTGGCAATATAATCTAGGGTTACGATTAGAAGATTATAGTGTTGATTCGAAGTTTAATGAAGTTGGGGAAGCTGAATTTAATTTTACAGATAACTTGTTCAATATATATCCGTCAGGGTTTTTAAAATATGCTCCTGATGAAGAACAGAAAAATACCTATCAATTAAGTTTTAGTAAGCGTATAGATCGTCCTTCCTTGAATCAAATCAATCCAATACGGCAGATAAATACGCCGCAAATCATAATTACTGGGAATCCCGCTCTTGTTCCCCAATTTACCAATTCCATAGAATTAAATTATAGCAGAAAATTGACCAAAGGTAGTTTTACAGTAGGTGGTTTTTACCGAAGAATCAACGATGAAATTAATAGAAGAGGCTTTTTTGATGAAGTTGACCCAAATCTATTGATTGTAGATTACGACAATTTTGACAGTAACAATGCTTACGGATTTGAGTTTTCGTCCAACTATCGTCCAACCAATTGGTGGAGTATTAATGGTAGTTTTGATGTCTATTCAAGAACCCAAAAAGGGTTTATTGAAAATGAAAGCGTACAGGTAAGCAATACCTTATTGAACGCCAAATTGAACAATAGCTTTAAAGCTACGAAAGACCTTACTTTTCAACTATTTACATTTTTCAGCGGCAAGCAAAAAATATTACAATATGAGCTTAAAGAAAATTTCTTTATGAATGCCGGTGCACGCTACAACATTGCAAAGGGCAAGGGAACCCTTAGCCTTAACTTCAATGACATTTTTAGAACACAGCGTTTTGCTTTTGAAACCTATAGGACAATAATCCAAGAAGGGGAGTTTAAAAGAGATAGCCGTTCCGTCTATCTAGGGCTTGCATATCGTTTTGGTAGTGGTAAAAACAAAGGTCTAAAACGTAAAAAACGCGATAAAAACGTAAAAGCAGATAAGTTTTTGTAG
- a CDS encoding DUF4242 domain-containing protein produces MNSSKNNQKPRTTDKIITCKTIQMTLMLIVVMTNYALGQQQKENQEITKNETIMKTFVIERIIPGAGDLTAEQLKGISQTSCTVLKEMGPKIKWQHSYVTGDKVYCVYNAENKKLVEEHAQKGGFPANSTNEVATVISPATANE; encoded by the coding sequence ATGAATTCTTCAAAGAACAATCAAAAACCCAGAACGACAGATAAAATAATTACCTGTAAAACAATTCAAATGACCTTAATGCTAATAGTCGTTATGACAAATTATGCTTTGGGGCAACAACAAAAAGAAAATCAAGAAATAACCAAAAACGAAACTATTATGAAAACATTTGTGATTGAACGAATCATTCCTGGCGCAGGAGACCTGACCGCAGAACAATTAAAAGGTATATCACAGACATCATGTACCGTATTAAAGGAAATGGGACCAAAAATTAAATGGCAACATAGTTACGTAACAGGGGATAAGGTGTATTGCGTGTATAATGCTGAAAATAAAAAATTAGTAGAAGAGCATGCACAAAAGGGAGGTTTCCCTGCAAATTCAACAAATGAAGTTGCAACAGTAATAAGTCCTGCTACAGCTAACGAATAA
- a CDS encoding nickel-binding protein has translation MDFHDVPKGITAKHVAEMHQADLKIEHKYNCRGLTYWCDERRQTAFCLIEAPNKKAIIELHKQAHGDVPQRIIEVNDTIVESFLGRIVDPEKSQNTKLNIINDPAFRTLMVVKLRKNTLRKSGVNTLNAALRGYKKSIINLASTHEGRVVKQETGYFLMSFACVTNAVSCAINIQELHNVVITPDIDFKIGISAGIPVTKKENIFEDTIQMAGYLCDIVKGNLTISSEVRDLYESENQNTINNTSSINVLSKVDTDFIIRLMEYTEAAWVDSNTTATDFGQKLGYSKSKLYRTMMTLIGKSPNSYLKDYRLKKALQLMDERTSNISEIAYRTGFTSPTYFSKCFQEIYGILPSNYMKQTAVKP, from the coding sequence ATGGATTTTCATGACGTGCCAAAAGGTATTACTGCAAAACACGTTGCCGAGATGCATCAGGCAGATTTAAAAATTGAACATAAGTATAATTGTCGTGGCTTAACCTATTGGTGCGATGAAAGAAGGCAAACCGCATTTTGTTTAATTGAAGCTCCAAACAAAAAGGCTATTATAGAATTGCACAAGCAGGCGCATGGCGATGTTCCGCAACGAATTATAGAAGTAAACGATACAATAGTAGAGTCTTTTCTAGGCCGAATAGTTGACCCGGAAAAATCACAAAATACAAAACTGAACATCATTAATGACCCCGCATTTCGCACGTTAATGGTAGTCAAGTTGAGAAAAAACACATTAAGAAAATCAGGTGTAAATACTCTCAACGCAGCACTCCGCGGCTATAAGAAATCTATTATCAATTTGGCCAGTACTCACGAAGGGCGGGTAGTTAAGCAAGAAACAGGTTATTTTCTAATGTCTTTTGCTTGTGTAACAAATGCTGTTTCATGTGCTATAAACATTCAAGAATTGCATAACGTTGTTATTACGCCAGACATAGATTTTAAAATTGGAATAAGTGCGGGTATTCCGGTCACTAAAAAAGAAAACATATTTGAAGACACGATACAAATGGCCGGATATTTATGTGATATTGTCAAAGGAAATTTGACAATATCATCTGAGGTACGTGATTTATACGAAAGTGAAAACCAGAATACAATCAATAACACTTCATCAATTAATGTACTAAGTAAGGTAGATACCGATTTTATAATACGATTAATGGAATATACAGAAGCGGCATGGGTTGATTCAAATACAACTGCAACGGATTTTGGGCAAAAATTAGGGTATAGTAAGTCCAAACTGTATAGAACCATGATGACCCTAATTGGAAAATCTCCAAACAGTTATTTAAAAGATTACAGATTAAAAAAAGCACTCCAATTAATGGATGAACGAACATCAAACATTTCTGAGATTGCTTATAGGACAGGCTTTACCAGCCCTACTTACTTTTCAAAATGCTTTCAAGAAATTTACGGTATACTACCGTCAAATTATATGAAACAGACTGCGGTTAAACCTTAA
- a CDS encoding patatin-like phospholipase family protein has product MEEDKKVKIDPFKGIGLCFSGGGYRATFYSLGIVSYLNVVQFEDKPLLEEVQAMSSVSGGTLLAVAYAKMAQELKTDFKTFFKTFYDTFTPENDTLLETAINKLEDDKIWKANEHKTRSLINAFALVYAEMDVFKGDFSLFETPESKHLKQVCFNATDFSFGLTYRFQNDGDFGSAPLDNALVKALRPKIKLGDVIASSSCFPLGFEPLLFPDDYFKDQKDENYQKLKSLKRFENGVGIMDGGIADNQGIGSMMLINGRMKGALNLIIVNDVGSFKMKPWQQDDSYTKKGPSIKQFFAKALSYFKIKALYIILILIGLALIILNSMHVFNTCNECALPVLYIIGSILMGIGLTLTFLGGLATIATKLVKAKIASLFRKNVPEVLLDDIITFKKLDIGLVQQMLTNRLTSTVKMVNDVFLKQLRRLNYDLFYSKSSLIHKRITTTVYKLNGQETAYSGGTPKYNELIKPSPSSLLKDVCLTASETPTTLWWDKEDILKNRMDTLIACGQFTLCYELMEYIIELKNSKHDLDIDFDALDKVDKQLKKHWTAFNKDPFFLVKAMKK; this is encoded by the coding sequence ATGGAAGAAGACAAAAAAGTAAAAATTGATCCTTTTAAGGGAATAGGGCTTTGTTTTAGTGGGGGAGGGTATAGAGCAACTTTTTATTCATTAGGAATTGTGTCATATCTAAACGTAGTTCAATTTGAAGACAAACCCTTATTAGAAGAAGTCCAAGCAATGAGTTCTGTAAGTGGAGGGACCTTATTGGCTGTGGCATACGCCAAAATGGCACAAGAACTTAAAACCGATTTCAAAACATTCTTTAAAACGTTCTATGACACTTTTACGCCTGAAAATGATACCCTGTTAGAGACCGCTATCAACAAATTGGAAGATGATAAAATTTGGAAAGCAAATGAACATAAAACAAGGTCATTAATCAATGCTTTTGCCCTTGTCTATGCAGAAATGGATGTGTTTAAAGGAGATTTTTCGCTTTTTGAAACCCCGGAATCGAAACATCTAAAACAGGTATGTTTTAATGCTACGGATTTCTCATTTGGGCTTACATATAGGTTTCAAAATGACGGGGATTTTGGTAGTGCCCCGTTGGATAACGCATTGGTTAAAGCTTTACGACCCAAGATCAAGTTAGGTGATGTTATTGCTTCCTCCTCTTGTTTTCCGTTGGGATTTGAACCACTCTTGTTTCCTGATGATTATTTCAAGGATCAAAAAGATGAAAATTATCAGAAATTAAAAAGCTTAAAGCGTTTTGAGAATGGTGTGGGTATAATGGACGGAGGCATTGCGGATAATCAGGGAATTGGCAGCATGATGCTAATCAATGGTAGAATGAAAGGAGCTCTGAATCTTATTATTGTAAACGATGTAGGTAGTTTTAAGATGAAACCTTGGCAACAAGATGACAGTTACACAAAAAAGGGACCATCAATCAAGCAATTTTTCGCCAAGGCCTTATCGTATTTCAAAATTAAGGCATTGTATATTATCTTGATTTTGATAGGACTTGCATTGATTATCCTTAACTCCATGCATGTTTTTAATACGTGCAATGAATGTGCTTTGCCAGTACTCTACATTATAGGCAGTATATTGATGGGTATAGGTCTAACACTAACTTTTTTGGGAGGCCTTGCAACGATTGCCACAAAATTGGTGAAAGCAAAAATCGCTTCCCTTTTCAGAAAAAACGTCCCCGAAGTATTGTTGGACGATATAATCACCTTTAAAAAACTGGACATCGGCCTTGTGCAGCAGATGCTTACAAATAGATTGACTTCCACAGTAAAAATGGTCAATGATGTTTTTTTGAAACAACTACGTCGCTTAAACTACGATTTGTTCTATTCCAAAAGCTCGCTAATACATAAGCGAATCACCACAACGGTATATAAACTTAATGGACAGGAAACCGCTTACTCAGGCGGTACTCCAAAATACAATGAACTCATTAAACCTTCTCCAAGTTCACTTTTAAAAGACGTGTGCCTAACAGCTTCAGAGACCCCAACAACACTTTGGTGGGATAAGGAGGACATTTTAAAAAACCGCATGGATACCCTTATTGCATGCGGACAATTTACACTATGTTATGAGTTGATGGAATACATTATTGAACTAAAGAATTCCAAGCACGATTTAGATATTGATTTTGATGCTTTGGATAAGGTGGACAAGCAACTGAAAAAACATTGGACTGCCTTTAATAAGGACCCATTTTTTTTAGTTAAAGCAATGAAGAAATGA